In one window of Sardina pilchardus chromosome 23, fSarPil1.1, whole genome shotgun sequence DNA:
- the LOC134071743 gene encoding uncharacterized protein LOC134071743 → MLMSPFFSGNMWGQRFKGRDSEISLTEWVENLNAMFRMYKIPDSVQVDFILNQLEGDAKRQILVTAVENRNTAKKVFDRLQDLYGDKMSASVLRSLCFSCRQQPSETVSDFSLRLQELFKKLQQKDSVSMRNCDSLMRDQFVDGMQDKLLKRELRTLIRSTPDLSFAATYREASIRLEVNGEVGLAACDAVGQVTRLPSTQVDLQQLKKELREEMAAEIKDQMVTLSKDKIPSREHANLDLVLEATPSGRQAWTSAMRLCSEEAKFNDGHGEVSFVRVLTNTEVPPGKEMVLPGRVRGGPGGRPYFGLVEAPPETEAYWVARAVVSAKGNTVPVRLKNLCNRPLFLKKYQKLAQMSLIKPTDVVSGAVQLSMETAGVMEVHLEPEVSLPSSDPSNIPVELENSGLSSKETQEVRCLLAQYRHVFALSDDDYGYTHTVFHEIPTGDSAPVRQRHRQIAPSLYQEVRVLLQDLLEAGIIHKSTSPWASPIVLVKKKDGSTRFCVDYRKLNTLTRKDAFPLPRVEESLTMLSQAKFFSTLDLASGYWQVPVHPEDREKTAFITPMGLYEWDRMPFGLCNGPATFQRLMEACLGDLNFQSLLIYLDDIIIFSPDFSSHLQRLELVFQRLADQGLKLKPSKCFLFQKEVKYLGHVVSEQGIAPLHERVEAIQEWPQPTTVRELRAFLGLTGYYRRFIKDFSKVAMPLNKLLCGQSRNHTRQKTQPLKDWGAEAEDAFQQLRRGEVRQIQADAIWLVLDEMRRELRSGSRSTRGGLDKTGGAE, encoded by the exons ATGCTAATGTCACCTTTTTTTTCAGGCAATATGTGGGGGCAAAGATTTAAGGGGAGGGACTCAGAAATAAGCCTGACTGAATGGGTTGAAAATTTAAACGCAATGTTTCGAATGTATAAAATCCCAGACAGTGTACAAGttgattttattttaaatcAATTAGAGGGGGATGCCAAACGGCAAATATTGGTCACTGCTGTAGAGAACAGAAACACTGCTAAGAAAGTCTTTGATAGGCTTCAAGATCTTTATGGGGATAAAATGTCTGCCTCAGTCCTCCGCTCTCTATGTTTCAGCTGCCGACAGCAACCATCTGAGACAGTGTCTGACTTCTCTCTCAGACTACAGGAGCTCTTTAAAAAGCTGCAGCAAAAAGATTCAGTCAGTATGCGTAACTGCGATTCCCTAATGCGTGATCAGTTTGTGGATGGAATGCAAGATAAACTGTTGAAACGAGAATTGCGTACTCTCATTCGGTCTACTCCAGATCTGTCTTTTGCAGCTACTTATCGAGAGGCCTCCATACGCCTGGAAGTGAACGGAGAGGTTGGCCTAGCTGCATGTGATGCTGTGGGACAGGTAACAAGACTTCCTTCCACCCAGGTTGACCTCCAACAGTTGAAGAAAGAACTAAGAGAGGAAATGGCTGCTGAGATCAAGGACCAGATGGTGACACTTTCAAAAG ATAAGATCCCATCAAGAGAGCATGCTAACCTGGATCTGGTGCTCGAAGCGACCCCATCTGGCCGTCAGGCGTGGACGTCCGCAATGCGACTTTGTAGTGAAGAAGCCAAATTCAATGATGGTCATGGTGAAGTGAGTTTTGTGAGAGTACTGACCAACACTGAAGTACCACCGGGAAAAGAGATGGTTCTTCCAGGACGTGTGCGTGGTGGACCAGGAGGTCGGCCATACTTTGGGTTGGTTGAGGCACCACCAGAGACAGAGGCCTATTGGGTAGCTCGGGCTGTTGTGTCTGCTAAAGGAAACACTGTCCCAGTAAGACTGAAAAACCTGTGTAACCGCCCCCTTTTTCTCAAAAAGTACCAGAAATTAGCTCAAATGTCCTTGATTAAACCAACAGATGTTGTCTCGGGTGCAGTGCAACTATCGATGGAGACGGCTGGCGTGATGGAAGTCCACCTTGAACCAGAAGTTTCCCTCCCTAGTTCTGACCCAAGCAACATCCCAGTAGAGCTGGAGAATTCTGGACTGTCCTCCAAAGAGACCCAAGAGGTGAGATGTTTACTGGCTCAATACAGACATGTTTTTGCCTTGAGTGATGATGACTACGGGTACACCCATACTGTTTTTCACGAGATTCCCACAGGTGATTCGGCTCCAGTTCGACAGCGTCATCGTCAAATTGCCCCTAGCCTCTATCAAGAGGTGCGTGTTCTCCTACAAGACCTGTTGGAAGCCGGCATTATACACAAGAGCACAAGTCCATGGGCTTCGCCAATTGTGTTGGTGAAAAAGAAGGACGGGTCCACACGTTTTTGTGTGGATTACCGTAAATTAAACACCCTTACACGTAAAGACGCCTTCCCCCTCCCACGTGTTGAGGAGTCTTTGACCATGCTTTCCCAGGCGAAGTTCTTCTCTACTCTGGATCTGGCCAGTGGATACTGGCAGGTCCCTGTTCACCCAGAGGACAGGGAAAAAACAGCTTTTATAACACCCATGGGCTTGTATGAATGGGATCGCATGCCATTCGGGTTATGTAACGGGCCAGCTACATTTCAAAGATTAATGGAGGCTTGTTTAGGGGATTTAAACTTTCAaagtttattaatttatttggatgatattattattttttcaccTGACTTCTCATCCCATCTACAGCGACTTGAGCTGGTGTTCCAGCGCTTGGCAGACCAAGGTCTTAAATTGAAGCCCAGTAAGTGCTTTCTCTTCCAAAAAGAGGTAAAATACCTGGGTCATGTGGTGTCTGAGCAAGGCATTGCACCTTTACATGAGCGGGTAGAAGCTATACAGGAATGGCCACAACCAACTACAGTTCGGGAACTTAGAGCATTTCTAGGGCTGACTGGCTACTACCGCCGCTTTATAAAAGATTTTTCTAAAGTTGCCATGCCTCTTAACAAGCTCCTTTGTGGCCAATCCAGGAACCATACTCGTCAGAAGACACAGCCACTAAAGGACTGGGGCGCTGAGGCAGAAGACGCCTTTCAACAGCTAAG